A genomic region of Thermodesulfobium narugense DSM 14796 contains the following coding sequences:
- the rsfS gene encoding ribosome silencing factor: MEKDNSRSLALEIINCIKEKQGEDVTMLSIGEKSIICDYFIIASGNSPIQVKAIADKIMERCKELGKNLFKISGYNEGLWVIIDLLDIVVHIFSPMERTYYNLEDFWKGVSVEKF, from the coding sequence TTGGAAAAAGATAATTCTAGATCGCTTGCTCTTGAGATTATTAATTGTATTAAAGAAAAACAAGGAGAAGACGTTACAATGCTTTCTATAGGCGAAAAGTCTATAATATGCGATTACTTTATCATCGCTTCAGGCAATTCGCCTATACAAGTAAAGGCTATTGCTGACAAAATAATGGAAAGATGTAAAGAACTAGGAAAGAATCTTTTTAAGATTTCTGGTTATAACGAAGGATTGTGGGTAATAATAGATTTACTGGACATTGTGGTCCATATTTTTTCTCCCATGGAAAGAACTTATTATAATTTGGAAGACTTTTGGAAAGGCGTTAGCGTAGAGAAATTTTAA
- the yqeK gene encoding bis(5'-nucleosyl)-tetraphosphatase (symmetrical) YqeK, which translates to MVDKVLEFVKDKLGNTYRFHHTMAVAEEAKSIASIIGVDAERIYIAALMHDTARPLSPEDMLSEAKKYKINISTLDKKRPILLHGQVAANWLIDKLNINDWEIYESICLHTTGAVNMGKMAVALFIADKIAITQGSHVDESLLNARKLLPDEIEKVFLWCFTYSFKYLMDNYQELHPISIEAWNYYCKKENLEVLFGKR; encoded by the coding sequence TTGGTAGATAAAGTTTTAGAATTTGTAAAAGATAAACTAGGAAATACGTATAGGTTTCACCATACAATGGCTGTTGCAGAAGAAGCGAAATCTATTGCTTCTATTATAGGGGTGGATGCCGAGAGAATATATATTGCGGCTTTAATGCATGACACGGCAAGACCATTATCTCCTGAAGATATGTTAAGTGAAGCCAAAAAGTACAAAATAAATATTTCTACTTTAGACAAAAAAAGACCAATATTACTTCATGGTCAGGTAGCAGCGAATTGGTTGATTGATAAGTTAAATATAAATGATTGGGAAATATACGAATCGATTTGTCTACATACAACAGGAGCAGTAAATATGGGCAAAATGGCAGTGGCTCTTTTTATAGCAGATAAAATTGCCATTACACAAGGCTCACACGTAGATGAAAGCTTACTTAATGCGCGAAAATTATTACCTGATGAAATTGAAAAGGTTTTTTTGTGGTGTTTTACTTATAGCTTTAAGTATTTGATGGATAACTACCAGGAGCTTCATCCAATATCAATTGAAGCCTGGAACTACTACTGCAAAAAAGAAAATTTGGAGGTATTGTTTGGAAAAAGATAA
- the rpmB gene encoding 50S ribosomal protein L28, translated as MSKFCAICGKGPSTGNNVSHSNRKTRRRFLPNLQKIKVNLEGSIKNVYVCTSCIKSNKVVRA; from the coding sequence ATGTCAAAATTTTGTGCAATATGTGGCAAAGGGCCGTCAACAGGAAATAACGTTAGCCACTCCAACAGGAAGACACGCCGTCGTTTTTTGCCAAACCTTCAGAAGATAAAGGTGAATCTTGAAGGCAGCATAAAAAATGTTTATGTTTGCACAAGTTGTATAAAGTCAAACAAAGTCGTACGTGCATAA
- a CDS encoding type IV pilus twitching motility protein PilT: MIFDPLFAQVFDEALRLEASDIHLKSDSYPIFRIHGKLGKVSYLPFFKDEELKKIILQLLTPEQQKRVFSELGLDFGFTYENKSRCRANIYFNRGTIGIALRILPMNPYSWEELSLPDVIEKIRNFRQGLVLVTGPTGSGKSTTMASMIDDFNSLKSLNIITVEDPIEYVFTDKKSNIIQREVGVDVRSFPEALRYALREDPDIIFIGEMRDQETINSAFLAAETGHLVLSTLHTNNSYSTVDRIVNTFPAEQQHFVRLRLSETLKVVISQTLLPTIDKKGRVVACEVMVVTPHIKDLIAEARLDDMYTDIKNGQFNSMSTLNQALFKLFQEGKIDKTTALNASYRPSELEQMLRGVYNSADAFGEITSSQKGGG, encoded by the coding sequence GTGATATTTGATCCTTTATTTGCTCAAGTTTTCGATGAAGCTTTAAGGTTAGAAGCAAGCGATATCCATCTTAAGAGCGATTCGTATCCTATATTTAGAATTCATGGCAAACTTGGAAAAGTATCTTATTTGCCATTTTTTAAAGACGAGGAACTAAAGAAGATAATATTGCAGCTTTTAACTCCTGAGCAGCAAAAAAGGGTGTTTTCAGAACTTGGTCTTGATTTTGGGTTTACATATGAAAATAAATCCAGATGCCGTGCGAATATTTATTTTAATAGAGGGACAATTGGCATTGCATTAAGAATATTGCCTATGAATCCTTATTCATGGGAAGAGCTTTCTTTGCCCGATGTGATCGAAAAAATTAGAAATTTTAGGCAGGGATTGGTTCTTGTAACAGGCCCAACGGGTTCAGGAAAATCTACAACTATGGCTTCGATGATTGATGATTTTAACAGCTTGAAAAGTTTAAATATCATAACTGTTGAAGATCCTATAGAGTATGTCTTTACAGATAAAAAATCAAATATTATTCAAAGAGAAGTTGGTGTGGATGTAAGAAGTTTTCCTGAAGCTCTTAGGTATGCACTTCGTGAGGATCCGGATATTATATTTATAGGTGAGATGAGGGATCAAGAAACCATTAATTCTGCCTTCTTAGCAGCGGAAACAGGCCATCTGGTTTTATCAACTCTACACACAAATAATTCTTATTCTACTGTTGACAGAATAGTGAACACTTTTCCTGCCGAGCAGCAACACTTTGTAAGATTGAGACTTTCTGAAACTCTAAAGGTTGTTATATCACAAACTCTTTTGCCTACTATTGATAAGAAGGGAAGAGTGGTGGCTTGTGAGGTGATGGTTGTAACTCCACACATAAAGGATTTAATTGCTGAGGCAAGGTTAGATGACATGTATACTGATATAAAAAATGGTCAGTTCAATTCCATGAGTACTCTTAATCAAGCACTTTTTAAATTGTTTCAAGAAGGAAAAATTGATAAGACCACAGCTCTCAATGCTTCTTATAGACCTAGCGAGCTTGAACAGATGTTAAGAGGAGTTTATAATAGCGCAGATGCGTTTGGAGAGATTACAAGCTCCCAAAAGGGAGGGGGATAA
- a CDS encoding TusE/DsrC/DsvC family sulfur relay protein codes for MRIFKVNKSEYYVDQEGNLLDYDCWTKEFAEAVAKENNIILSDIHWKIIDYVRRYYEVDKVMPPKKQIEREFNLSEKDMSRLFPMKYKDGYLYLLSKLSGLPVPTGDI; via the coding sequence TTGAGAATCTTTAAAGTCAACAAAAGTGAATATTATGTAGATCAAGAAGGCAATTTATTAGATTATGACTGTTGGACAAAGGAATTTGCTGAAGCTGTAGCTAAGGAAAATAATATTATTCTTTCAGACATCCATTGGAAAATTATTGATTACGTAAGAAGATATTACGAAGTTGACAAGGTTATGCCGCCAAAAAAGCAGATAGAGAGAGAATTTAATCTAAGTGAGAAAGATATGTCAAGACTTTTCCCCATGAAATATAAGGATGGATATCTCTATTTATTAAGCAAATTATCTGGTTTACCGGTGCCTACAGGTGATATTTGA
- a CDS encoding NAD(P)/FAD-dependent oxidoreductase, which translates to MNPEILKKLPMSFYVPDGVLNPLQLKLLLELSNNGFEVILSGNSSITIPNLDPLTKEKLKESGFLQMPHMENKVFYAQTCLSKPYCPMSRQDARTLSRRINENFYGMITPAKVKISISGCPNGCSEPLVRDIGIMGYPTGYAITIGGFAGRNGGIGEVIFLNLDESQTVAKLAKLLEIYKNYAQEKERMYKFLRRVSLEFIKEKMESKE; encoded by the coding sequence ATGAATCCAGAAATTCTAAAAAAACTTCCTATGAGTTTTTATGTTCCAGATGGAGTTTTAAACCCTCTTCAACTAAAATTGCTTTTAGAATTATCAAATAACGGCTTTGAAGTAATTTTATCTGGCAATTCATCAATTACCATACCAAATCTAGACCCTTTAACAAAAGAAAAATTAAAAGAATCTGGTTTTTTACAGATGCCTCACATGGAAAACAAAGTATTTTATGCCCAGACTTGCCTTTCAAAACCATATTGTCCTATGTCAAGACAAGATGCCAGAACTCTTTCGAGAAGAATAAACGAAAATTTCTATGGTATGATTACTCCTGCAAAAGTAAAGATATCTATTAGTGGCTGCCCAAATGGATGTAGCGAACCTTTAGTAAGAGATATCGGGATAATGGGTTATCCTACTGGATACGCTATAACAATTGGGGGATTTGCTGGTAGAAATGGTGGCATAGGCGAGGTAATCTTCTTAAACCTAGATGAAAGCCAAACGGTAGCGAAATTGGCAAAGTTACTTGAAATTTATAAAAATTATGCACAAGAAAAGGAAAGAATGTATAAATTTCTAAGAAGAGTAAGCTTAGAATTTATAAAAGAAAAAATGGAGAGTAAAGAATAA
- a CDS encoding (Fe-S)-binding protein — translation MAIKRPPFRDISKDLNEPMAPIEMDDLIDILGIDKNEETPLEPTSDKIKNTYDWYLDGHIALSNLYPPKTKEEENEIVRKFLSGFEKLLDPKNNWTMLQILKTGLDYCVRCQTCSEACHVFIASGRQEIYRPTYRIEILRRIYKKYFTPEGKLLGSFVGADVDLNWKTIYRLAELAHRCNLCRRCAQRCPVGIDNGYLAREIRVLLSQELGISPVEILEKGSRLQLTIGSSTGLSPMALKDYLEFVEEDTYEKTGIKIKFPINKKGAEILLLHNAGEFVSWHENPAAFAILFDAAGISWTISDEPVGYDNVNYGLWNDDIEAARVVLRQAKIGKDLGVKRIVIGECGHSTKAFCVIGDRILTGDLASSEISRESCLPLFWEIYKSGAIKFDPSKNNFPVTLHDPCNIVRNMGIVMPQRKVLSAIAPQWREMHPNGVYNYCCGGGSGFAIMQGLNFPQWRNKVSSRMKLNQILNAFKDELDPNIPKYVCAPCSNCKGTIRDLFAHYNCKEKFNLTYGGLVELMVNAMVDLKKPYITWDEY, via the coding sequence ATGGCAATAAAAAGACCGCCATTTAGAGATATATCAAAAGATCTTAACGAACCCATGGCTCCTATCGAAATGGATGACTTGATAGATATTCTAGGTATAGATAAAAATGAAGAAACTCCACTTGAGCCAACCAGCGATAAAATAAAAAATACATATGATTGGTATCTAGATGGTCATATAGCACTAAGTAATTTGTACCCGCCCAAAACTAAAGAAGAAGAGAACGAGATCGTCAGAAAATTTTTAAGTGGTTTTGAGAAGCTTTTAGATCCGAAAAATAATTGGACTATGTTGCAAATTTTGAAAACTGGTTTGGATTATTGCGTAAGATGCCAAACCTGTTCTGAAGCATGTCATGTGTTTATCGCTAGCGGAAGACAAGAAATTTATAGACCGACTTATCGAATAGAAATACTAAGGAGAATATACAAGAAATATTTTACACCTGAGGGCAAGCTTTTAGGATCTTTTGTAGGTGCTGATGTAGATCTTAATTGGAAAACTATATATAGATTGGCAGAATTAGCTCATAGATGCAATCTTTGTAGAAGATGTGCACAAAGATGTCCTGTTGGTATAGATAATGGTTATCTTGCAAGAGAAATTAGGGTTCTTTTAAGCCAAGAATTGGGAATTTCTCCGGTTGAAATATTGGAGAAGGGTTCTCGGTTACAACTAACAATTGGTTCTTCTACCGGGCTTTCACCGATGGCGCTAAAGGACTATTTAGAGTTTGTTGAAGAAGATACATATGAAAAAACAGGAATTAAGATTAAATTCCCCATTAATAAGAAAGGTGCTGAAATATTACTGCTTCATAATGCGGGTGAATTCGTTTCATGGCACGAAAATCCAGCTGCATTTGCTATATTATTTGATGCTGCCGGTATAAGCTGGACTATATCTGATGAACCAGTTGGATACGATAACGTTAACTATGGCCTTTGGAACGATGATATTGAAGCTGCAAGGGTAGTTTTGAGACAAGCAAAAATTGGGAAAGACCTAGGCGTTAAAAGAATAGTTATTGGAGAATGTGGACACTCTACAAAGGCATTTTGCGTTATTGGGGATAGAATTTTAACAGGGGATCTTGCTAGCTCAGAAATTTCAAGAGAATCTTGTTTGCCTTTATTTTGGGAGATTTATAAGAGCGGTGCTATAAAATTTGATCCATCAAAGAATAACTTTCCGGTTACTCTCCATGATCCATGTAATATAGTAAGAAATATGGGAATAGTTATGCCACAAAGAAAAGTCCTTAGCGCAATTGCTCCACAATGGAGAGAAATGCATCCAAATGGTGTCTATAATTATTGCTGTGGTGGAGGATCCGGATTTGCTATTATGCAGGGTTTGAACTTCCCTCAATGGAGAAATAAGGTTTCATCGCGAATGAAACTGAATCAAATTTTAAATGCTTTCAAGGATGAATTAGATCCAAACATACCAAAATATGTGTGTGCTCCGTGTTCGAATTGCAAAGGAACAATTAGAGATCTTTTTGCACATTATAATTGCAAGGAAAAATTTAATCTTACTTACGGCGGATTAGTTGAGCTAATGGTTAATGCTATGGTTGATCTTAAGAAACCTTATATAACATGGGATGAATATTAA
- a CDS encoding respiratory nitrate reductase subunit gamma codes for MSQFMIYFAWFSVICFFLGSFIKLLKINNMPLHLRAELYPVAHDPNHSYGGSYMEEANYVEESKKGLKHIWVNDIIEILKEVLFLSRVKEYNIYGLWFPSLLLHWGLYLLFGWIFLSVLSIFWPFYYLIQLSSILGIVSGIFGTLGSFLLILKRIFSEELRFYTTPLDFFNLFLLFAMFVATLSVFLFDVNHDILKYLNSIITFKYSHVSLLVTVQFFLFQFFLLYFPFSKFMHAPIKYWTWHAIMWDDALNMKGKKIDLILQEQLKYKQFWSAPHAIPGASWAEVATNLKVEERGNNNGNKKTAI; via the coding sequence TTGAGCCAATTTATGATCTATTTTGCGTGGTTTTCTGTAATATGTTTTTTTCTTGGATCTTTCATTAAGTTACTAAAGATCAACAATATGCCCTTACATTTAAGGGCAGAGCTATATCCAGTAGCTCACGATCCAAACCACAGTTATGGTGGTAGTTATATGGAAGAGGCAAACTACGTTGAAGAGTCTAAAAAGGGGCTAAAGCATATATGGGTAAACGATATAATCGAAATTCTTAAAGAAGTTCTTTTCTTGAGTAGGGTAAAAGAATACAATATTTATGGTCTTTGGTTTCCCTCTTTACTTTTGCATTGGGGATTGTATTTGTTATTTGGTTGGATTTTCTTATCAGTACTTTCTATTTTTTGGCCTTTTTATTATTTAATACAGTTATCAAGCATTTTGGGTATTGTATCAGGAATATTTGGAACTTTAGGATCTTTCCTTTTGATTTTAAAGAGGATATTTTCGGAAGAATTAAGATTTTATACTACACCCTTGGATTTCTTCAACCTGTTTTTGCTTTTTGCTATGTTTGTTGCCACATTATCTGTTTTTTTGTTCGATGTTAATCACGATATTTTAAAATATTTAAACTCTATTATCACTTTTAAATATTCACACGTATCCTTGTTGGTAACTGTTCAATTTTTTTTGTTTCAGTTTTTCCTATTATATTTTCCATTTTCGAAATTTATGCACGCTCCAATAAAGTATTGGACATGGCACGCTATTATGTGGGATGATGCTCTGAATATGAAAGGAAAAAAAATTGATTTAATTCTTCAAGAACAACTAAAATACAAACAGTTCTGGTCTGCTCCTCATGCTATTCCTGGCGCGTCGTGGGCTGAGGTAGCTACTAATCTTAAAGTAGAAGAAAGGGGAAATAATAATGGCAATAAAAAGACCGCCATTTAG
- a CDS encoding hydrogenase maturation protease, producing the protein MDFDKRSIERKGKTVVLGIGNPVLSDDSVGIKVAKKLEGLVDTHILMTTDFDVLDALYGYERAFIIDGIRLGDAPGTIKEISPKDLSHTLTYSGSHNISLSSTLKIGMEILGNDMPKDIRIFTIELLDTETFGTDCTPMVQKAIDEVVKRIVSLLNNSERNKV; encoded by the coding sequence TTGGATTTTGACAAAAGGAGTATTGAAAGAAAAGGCAAAACAGTAGTCTTAGGTATTGGCAATCCTGTGCTAAGTGATGATTCAGTGGGAATTAAAGTGGCTAAAAAGTTAGAGGGCTTAGTGGATACGCATATTTTGATGACTACTGATTTTGATGTATTAGATGCGCTATATGGATATGAAAGAGCATTTATTATTGATGGGATACGCTTAGGGGATGCTCCGGGCACCATAAAGGAGATATCCCCTAAGGATTTGTCGCATACTCTTACATATTCTGGATCTCATAATATATCTCTATCATCAACGTTAAAGATTGGGATGGAAATTCTGGGTAATGATATGCCAAAAGACATAAGGATTTTTACTATAGAACTCTTAGATACAGAAACATTTGGAACGGATTGCACTCCTATGGTACAAAAGGCAATTGATGAGGTAGTAAAAAGAATTGTAAGCTTGCTTAATAATTCTGAAAGGAATAAAGTTTAA
- a CDS encoding Ni/Fe hydrogenase subunit alpha yields the protein MGLTKIEINPMTRLEGHGKISIFLDEKGNVDNAFFQVVELRGYERFVQGMPIEEVPRTVSTICGVCRAVHFTASMKASDGVYNVEPTPTARKIRELFFNAHYVEDHAAILYALGFPDFVVGPTANPAERNLIGLVNAVGAETGKLVLKKRYAAVKILEMLGGKPIHPVAALPGGWSKRVTQDERKEIMALAEEMVELGQLTLKIFEDVVLKNPEYVKLVTGDVYKVVTNYLGSVDENDKVAFYDGTQKFIDTNGKEIARFKGKEYLNYISERVLPWSYLKMPYLKQKGWKGVVDGPDTSLYSVGPLPRLNVASGMPTPLAQQAYEKMFDVFGHKPVHNIMGYHWARAIELLCAAENIREIAKDESLCNPDVRSKLGPASEGVGIVEAPRGTLIHHYVTDEKGIVEKANLIVATTHNKGPINVAVKRAAQNFIKNGVVNEGLLNMVELAYRPYDLCLACATHALPGRDPLQIDIYDCEGKLYKTLKNF from the coding sequence ATGGGTTTGACAAAGATTGAAATTAATCCTATGACTCGTCTTGAGGGCCATGGCAAAATAAGCATATTCTTAGACGAGAAAGGAAATGTAGATAACGCTTTCTTTCAGGTAGTTGAGCTTAGAGGATATGAGCGTTTCGTGCAAGGGATGCCAATAGAAGAAGTTCCAAGAACAGTTTCAACTATTTGTGGAGTATGTCGTGCAGTGCACTTCACTGCTTCTATGAAGGCATCCGATGGAGTTTATAATGTAGAGCCCACTCCTACAGCCCGTAAGATTAGAGAGTTATTCTTCAACGCGCACTATGTGGAAGATCACGCTGCAATATTATATGCTCTTGGTTTTCCCGATTTTGTAGTAGGTCCAACGGCTAATCCTGCTGAGAGAAATCTTATAGGCTTAGTTAATGCTGTTGGTGCTGAAACTGGAAAATTAGTTTTGAAGAAAAGATATGCAGCAGTTAAAATTTTGGAGATGCTAGGTGGCAAACCTATACATCCAGTTGCAGCTCTTCCAGGTGGCTGGTCAAAGAGGGTAACTCAAGATGAAAGAAAAGAAATAATGGCTCTAGCAGAAGAAATGGTAGAGTTGGGTCAACTAACCTTGAAGATTTTTGAAGATGTGGTTCTTAAAAACCCTGAATATGTAAAGCTGGTTACAGGAGATGTATATAAGGTAGTTACCAATTATCTTGGTTCTGTAGATGAAAACGACAAAGTAGCCTTTTATGATGGCACGCAGAAATTTATAGATACAAATGGTAAAGAGATTGCAAGGTTTAAGGGTAAAGAATACCTTAACTATATTTCCGAAAGAGTTCTACCATGGAGTTACCTGAAGATGCCGTATTTGAAACAAAAAGGTTGGAAGGGTGTGGTTGATGGACCAGATACAAGCCTTTATAGTGTTGGTCCGCTTCCAAGACTGAATGTGGCAAGTGGAATGCCTACCCCATTGGCTCAGCAAGCCTACGAGAAGATGTTTGACGTTTTTGGACACAAACCCGTTCACAATATTATGGGTTATCACTGGGCAAGAGCTATAGAGCTTCTTTGCGCTGCTGAAAATATTCGCGAAATAGCTAAAGATGAATCTTTGTGCAATCCAGATGTAAGGTCAAAGTTAGGACCTGCATCTGAAGGGGTAGGGATAGTAGAAGCTCCAAGAGGCACGTTAATCCATCATTATGTAACTGATGAAAAGGGTATTGTAGAAAAGGCAAATCTTATTGTAGCCACAACGCACAATAAAGGTCCAATAAATGTAGCTGTAAAGCGTGCTGCACAAAACTTCATTAAGAATGGAGTAGTGAATGAAGGATTGCTTAATATGGTAGAGTTAGCTTATAGGCCATATGATCTTTGTCTTGCTTGTGCTACTCATGCGCTTCCAGGCAGAGACCCCTTGCAGATAGACATATACGATTGCGAAGGCAAACTGTATAAGACACTTAAGAATTTTTAA
- a CDS encoding NADH-quinone oxidoreductase subunit B family protein — MADKKLRLAVLMAGACGGCDMAIVDISETLVDVLPSLEVVFWAPTVADVKYKDLEAMPDKSVDVGLISGMIRLSEHEHMSKVMRAKCNVVVAYGACASMGGIPGMANMHTKEDIFQTAYFDTFSTDNPDGVTPQPQYLMDGKYDLTLPEFYPYVRPIQSVIDVDYFIGGCPPHHSVVLNALVAILKGELPPKGSWITNGKAVCDVCPRNPRNTDEKRETVKEVRRTIEGDPDENKCLLQQGYMCLGPITQGDCGALCTKVNIPCAGCGGPIPGVKDFGLRAISAIASILDNEELVEQIPSPVKLFYRYSLPSSMLGKKVKKA; from the coding sequence ATGGCAGATAAGAAACTTAGATTAGCCGTTTTGATGGCAGGAGCCTGTGGCGGATGCGATATGGCTATAGTTGATATCTCAGAAACCCTTGTAGACGTGCTGCCCTCTCTTGAAGTAGTGTTTTGGGCGCCTACAGTTGCCGATGTAAAATACAAAGACTTAGAGGCAATGCCCGATAAATCGGTTGATGTGGGACTAATTTCTGGTATGATTCGCTTAAGCGAACATGAACATATGTCTAAGGTTATGAGAGCAAAATGCAACGTGGTTGTTGCTTATGGAGCATGCGCTTCGATGGGTGGAATTCCTGGTATGGCGAATATGCACACAAAAGAAGATATATTCCAAACTGCATATTTTGACACCTTTAGTACCGACAATCCAGATGGTGTAACCCCTCAACCTCAATATCTTATGGATGGAAAGTATGATCTGACACTGCCTGAATTTTATCCTTATGTAAGGCCTATTCAGTCAGTGATTGATGTTGATTACTTTATTGGAGGATGTCCACCCCATCATTCTGTGGTACTAAATGCCCTTGTCGCTATTTTGAAAGGTGAACTGCCTCCTAAAGGTTCATGGATAACTAATGGCAAGGCTGTGTGTGATGTTTGTCCGAGAAATCCAAGGAATACAGATGAAAAGAGAGAGACGGTAAAAGAAGTTAGAAGGACAATAGAAGGAGATCCAGATGAAAATAAGTGCCTGCTTCAGCAGGGTTATATGTGTCTGGGACCTATTACTCAGGGAGACTGTGGGGCTCTTTGTACTAAAGTAAACATTCCATGTGCTGGTTGCGGCGGACCAATACCTGGAGTAAAAGACTTTGGATTGAGAGCAATAAGCGCTATAGCTTCAATACTTGATAATGAAGAGCTGGTAGAGCAAATACCTAGCCCAGTAAAATTGTTCTATCGTTACTCGCTTCCTTCGTCTATGTTGGGCAAAAAAGTAAAAAAGGCATAG
- a CDS encoding hydrogenase iron-sulfur subunit: MSEWTPNLIVFACNWCTYQGADLAGSLRYDYPANIKIIRVPCSGRVEPEFVVEAFKRGADGVFIGGCHPGDCHYKEGNYKAIRRFDLLKRILIDMGIEKERFQLEWISGSEGKRFAEAMTAFEKNVRELGPCKVKEGV, encoded by the coding sequence ATGAGCGAATGGACGCCTAACTTAATAGTTTTTGCATGTAACTGGTGTACTTATCAGGGGGCTGATCTTGCAGGAAGCTTGCGTTATGATTATCCAGCAAATATAAAGATAATACGAGTCCCTTGTAGCGGTAGGGTAGAACCTGAATTTGTGGTGGAGGCTTTTAAAAGAGGGGCTGATGGAGTCTTTATTGGAGGATGTCACCCAGGAGACTGCCATTACAAAGAGGGAAATTATAAAGCTATAAGGAGATTCGATCTGTTAAAACGTATTCTTATTGACATGGGGATAGAGAAAGAAAGATTTCAATTAGAATGGATTTCTGGCTCTGAGGGGAAGAGATTTGCTGAAGCTATGACTGCTTTTGAAAAGAACGTTAGAGAGTTGGGACCCTGCAAAGTGAAGGAGGGAGTGTAA
- a CDS encoding CoB--CoM heterodisulfide reductase iron-sulfur subunit B family protein gives MKVGFFIGCNTAFNRPDLEKAFRFVLNALNVEIDDLDGQSCCPTWGTMPSVDEAGWYALGARNFIISEEKNVDMVTVCGSCYGSLSETKYKLDKKPELKEKVNEMLKAIGKEYKGTTRIRLATNFLYNEIGIERIKNALKYNLEGVTIGVQPGCHSLWPSEAYLEGERDPFHPVMLRELCEALGASAPYYSRIIDCCGMGGMRSTNVEASYKLVKTKLDSMKDEIKADLLVTGCSSCLIQFDTAQAPMKKDKMIDYEIPSVHYVQLLALCLGADPQQVVGLSTTDLNGILGKLKKIN, from the coding sequence ATGAAAGTAGGATTTTTTATAGGATGTAATACCGCATTTAATAGACCAGATCTAGAAAAGGCATTTCGTTTCGTTTTAAATGCTCTTAACGTTGAAATTGACGATCTGGATGGCCAATCCTGTTGTCCAACCTGGGGGACAATGCCTTCTGTTGACGAGGCTGGTTGGTACGCTTTAGGTGCACGTAACTTTATAATTTCTGAAGAAAAGAATGTTGATATGGTTACGGTTTGTGGCAGTTGCTATGGGAGCTTGTCTGAGACTAAATATAAACTAGATAAAAAACCAGAACTTAAAGAAAAAGTTAACGAGATGCTTAAGGCAATTGGAAAAGAATATAAGGGAACTACAAGAATTAGACTTGCAACCAACTTTTTGTACAACGAAATAGGCATTGAGAGAATTAAAAATGCATTGAAATATAATTTAGAGGGAGTGACTATTGGTGTTCAACCAGGTTGTCATTCACTTTGGCCAAGTGAAGCATATTTAGAGGGGGAAAGGGATCCATTTCATCCAGTTATGCTAAGGGAGTTGTGTGAAGCATTGGGAGCTTCTGCTCCTTATTATAGTCGCATTATAGATTGTTGCGGAATGGGAGGAATGCGTTCTACAAACGTTGAGGCTTCCTACAAGTTGGTAAAAACTAAACTTGATTCTATGAAAGATGAAATAAAGGCAGATCTTTTGGTTACAGGATGCAGCTCTTGCTTAATCCAGTTTGACACTGCTCAGGCTCCTATGAAGAAAGATAAGATGATTGATTATGAGATACCTTCTGTTCACTATGTACAGTTATTGGCTCTTTGTTTGGGGGCGGATCCGCAGCAGGTTGTAGGACTTAGCACAACGGATCTGAATGGAATATTAGGAAAGCTAAAGAAGATAAATTAG